In Portunus trituberculatus isolate SZX2019 chromosome 28, ASM1759143v1, whole genome shotgun sequence, one genomic interval encodes:
- the LOC123510049 gene encoding translocation protein SEC63 homolog isoform X2, which translates to MAGMRFQYDESGSTFFYFLTSFLGLVLLPCTFYFWPDGAKEEERDNCEVFQRKQARLKKPEKWKGLRKTTQRILIIIGWVLMAILVYKLQQFDYEYANFDPYDILGVSMSSSLVDIKKAYRKQSLIYHPDKPTGDERKFMRLNKAYRALTDEDAKRNFDRYGNPDGPGAMHFGIALPSWIVEKENSLWVLGLYGLVFMIALPTVVAIWWYRSSKFSNDQVLLDTTQLYYYFFHKTPHMVFKRALMVLAASLEFEKGHNPEIVERPTDNIELPQLIKQLPNLGEKNKERPLCFAYSMKARSLLHAHLSRMRLPAETLDQDRLYIVKCCPILIQEMVTCVAQLIMLAHAGRISRLPSLDTIEACMKLSPHIVQALWDSKNPLLQLPHVTEDSLRHFVSKRRPVKTIEQLIALPATERRHVLRSLSEEEFNEVMIVCRRMPKIDMEVNYEVVDDDDSGVFTAGAIVTVTVNLRRQTMGEVYEHSLQEGEPTKVEGGQEKEEEPAATTVAKKSGWKPKTQPKKGGKSKAKAQPQKKKQQQQQQQQQQQQHSNKKEEEGQEKSKKHKIGGGQQVERVEAVVEEKGEQVTDDDESASHSDESQAEEADTESHKDEKQATALDDDAEWERFQKGLTKREKALEGKSKMSHTVHCPFFPEDKQEYWWTYVCDRKKHMLVTAPYQITNLVDQEEVQLKFTAPPRPGIYSYQVCLRSDSYLGLDQTQDIKLDVKEAREIPTEHPQWETSSDEEEEDENEVARDEGDDSEYTTDDEVTDDSGEE; encoded by the exons ATGGCTGGAATGCGGTTTCAGTATGACGAGTCTGGCTCAacgtttttctactttttaaccAGCTTTCTGGGCCTGGTGCTCCTCCCCTGCACGTTTTACTTCTGGCCTGATGGCGCCAAGGAAG aggagagagacaacTGTGAAGTGTTCCAGAGAAAACAGGCAAGACTCAAGAAACCGGAGAAATGGAAAGGTCTCCGCAAAACCACACA ACGAATACTCATCATCATTGGTTGGGTGCTGATGGCCATTCTGGTGTACAAGCTGCAGCAGTTTGACTATGAATACGCCAACTTTGACCCTTATGACATCCTAGGGGTCAGCATG aGTTCCTCCTTAGTGGACATCAAGAAGGCATACCGTAAGCAGTCCCTCATATACCATCCTGACAAGCCAACAGGAGATGAACGCAAGTTTATGAGGCTGAACAAAG CATATCGAGCTCTGACTGACGAGGATGCCAAGAGGAACTTTGATCGCTATGGCAATCCTGATGGTCCGGGGGCAATGCACTTTGGTATAGCACTTCCCTCTTGGATTGTGGAGAAGGAGAATTCTCTGTGGGTGCTTGGCCTCTACGGACTTGTCTTCATGATTGCACTGCCCACTGTGGTTGCCATCTGGTGGTACCGTTCCTCAAAGTTCTCCAATGATCAG GTGCTTCTGGACACAACACAGctgtactactacttcttccacAAGACCCCTCACATGGTGTTCAAACGTGCCCTCATGGTGCTAGCTGCCTCCTTGGAGTTTGAGAAGGGACACAACCCGGAGATTGTG GAAAGACCAACAGACAATATAGAACTGCCACAGCTTATCAAACAACTGCCCAACCTCggggagaagaacaaggagcGGCCGCTGTGCTTTGCTTATTCCATGAAGGCGCGCTCCCTCCTACATGCTCACCTGTCCCGAATGAGGCTCCCAGCTGAAACTCTCGACCAGGACCGCCTCTACATTGTCAA GTGCTGCCCCATACTGATCCAGGAGATGGTGACGTGTGTGGCTCAGCTGATCATGTTGGCACACGCTGGCCGCATCTCCCGCCTCCCGTCGCTTGACACCATTGAGGCCTGCATGAAGTTGTCCCCTCACATTGTGCAGGCACTCTGGGACTCCAAGAACCCACTCCTGCAGCTGCCACATGTCACCGAGGACTCCCTCAG GCATTTTGTCAGCAAGCGCCGGCCAGTGAAGACCATAGAGCAGCTCATTGCTCTGCCGGCCACTGAGCGGCGCCACGTGCTGCGCTCCCTGTCTGAGGAGGAGTTCAATGAGGTGATGATTGTGTGCCGTAGGATGCCCAAGATTGATATGGAGGTCAActatgaag tggtggatgatgatgacagtggaGTGTTCACTGCCGGTGCCATTGTCACCGTCACCGTCAATCTGCGCCGACAAACCATGGGGGAGGTGTACGAGCACAGCCTGCAGGAGGGGGAGCCCACTAaggtggagggagggcaggagaaggaggaggagccagctgCTACCACTGTG GCCAAGAAGTCTGGATGGAAGCCAAAGACACAaccaaagaaaggagggaagtctAAGGCTAAAGCTCAGCcacagaagaagaagcagcaacagcaacagcagcagcagcagcaacagcagcattccaacaagaaggaagaagaaggtcaagagaagagtaagaaacacaaaattg GTGGGGGCCAGCAAGTGGAGCGAGTGGAGGCtgtggtggaagagaagggagagcagGTGACGGATGATGATGAGTCTGCCTCACATTCGGATGAGTCGCAGGCGGAGGAAGCCGACACAGAGTCCCACAAGGATGAGAAG CAGGCGACTGCGCTGGATGATGACGCAGAGTGGGAGAGATTCCAGAAGGGCCTGACCAAGAGGGAGAAGGCTCTGGAGGGGAAGTCAAAGATGTCCCACACTGTACACTGCCCCTTCTTCCCTGAGGACAAGCAGGAGTACTGGTGGACCTATGTGTGTGATAGGAAAAAGCACATGCTGGTTACTGCTCCATatcag aTCACCAACCTCGTAGACCAAGAAGAGGTTCAGCTCAAGTTCACAGCACCACCACGGCCAGGCATATACTCCTACCAGGTCTGCCTTCGGTCTGACTCTTACCTAGGCTTAGACCAAACCCAGGATATTAAGCTGGATGTCAAGGAGGCAAGGGAGATCCCCACTGAACACCCGCAGTGGGAGACTTCcagtgacgaggaggaagaggatgagaatgaggTGGCCAGAGATGAGGGTGATGATTCCGAGTACACTACTGATGATGAGGTGACGGATGACAGTGGAGAAGAATGA
- the LOC123510049 gene encoding translocation protein SEC63 homolog isoform X4 → MAGMRFQYDESGSTFFYFLTSFLGLVLLPCTFYFWPDGAKEEERDNCEVFQRKQARLKKPEKWKGLRKTTQRILIIIGWVLMAILVYKLQQFDYEYANFDPYDILGVSMSSSLVDIKKAYRKQSLIYHPDKPTGDERKFMRLNKAYRALTDEDAKRNFDRYGNPDGPGAMHFGIALPSWIVEKENSLWVLGLYGLVFMIALPTVVAIWWYRSSKFSNDQVLLDTTQLYYYFFHKTPHMVFKRALMVLAASLEFEKGHNPEIVERPTDNIELPQLIKQLPNLGEKNKERPLCFAYSMKARSLLHAHLSRMRLPAETLDQDRLYIVKCCPILIQEMVTCVAQLIMLAHAGRISRLPSLDTIEACMKLSPHIVQALWDSKNPLLQLPHVTEDSLRHFVSKRRPVKTIEQLIALPATERRHVLRSLSEEEFNEVMIVCRRMPKIDMEVNYEVVDDDDSGVFTAGAIVTVTVNLRRQTMGEVYEHSLQEGEPTKVEGGQEKEEEPAATTVAKKSGWKPKTQPKKGGKSKAKAQPQKKKQQQQQQQQQQQQHSNKKEEEGQEKTGGGQQVERVEAVVEEKGEQVTDDDESASHSDESQAEEADTESHKDEKQATALDDDAEWERFQKGLTKREKALEGKSKMSHTVHCPFFPEDKQEYWWTYVCDRKKHMLVTAPYQITNLVDQEEVQLKFTAPPRPGIYSYQVCLRSDSYLGLDQTQDIKLDVKEAREIPTEHPQWETSSDEEEEDENEVARDEGDDSEYTTDDEVTDDSGEE, encoded by the exons ATGGCTGGAATGCGGTTTCAGTATGACGAGTCTGGCTCAacgtttttctactttttaaccAGCTTTCTGGGCCTGGTGCTCCTCCCCTGCACGTTTTACTTCTGGCCTGATGGCGCCAAGGAAG aggagagagacaacTGTGAAGTGTTCCAGAGAAAACAGGCAAGACTCAAGAAACCGGAGAAATGGAAAGGTCTCCGCAAAACCACACA ACGAATACTCATCATCATTGGTTGGGTGCTGATGGCCATTCTGGTGTACAAGCTGCAGCAGTTTGACTATGAATACGCCAACTTTGACCCTTATGACATCCTAGGGGTCAGCATG aGTTCCTCCTTAGTGGACATCAAGAAGGCATACCGTAAGCAGTCCCTCATATACCATCCTGACAAGCCAACAGGAGATGAACGCAAGTTTATGAGGCTGAACAAAG CATATCGAGCTCTGACTGACGAGGATGCCAAGAGGAACTTTGATCGCTATGGCAATCCTGATGGTCCGGGGGCAATGCACTTTGGTATAGCACTTCCCTCTTGGATTGTGGAGAAGGAGAATTCTCTGTGGGTGCTTGGCCTCTACGGACTTGTCTTCATGATTGCACTGCCCACTGTGGTTGCCATCTGGTGGTACCGTTCCTCAAAGTTCTCCAATGATCAG GTGCTTCTGGACACAACACAGctgtactactacttcttccacAAGACCCCTCACATGGTGTTCAAACGTGCCCTCATGGTGCTAGCTGCCTCCTTGGAGTTTGAGAAGGGACACAACCCGGAGATTGTG GAAAGACCAACAGACAATATAGAACTGCCACAGCTTATCAAACAACTGCCCAACCTCggggagaagaacaaggagcGGCCGCTGTGCTTTGCTTATTCCATGAAGGCGCGCTCCCTCCTACATGCTCACCTGTCCCGAATGAGGCTCCCAGCTGAAACTCTCGACCAGGACCGCCTCTACATTGTCAA GTGCTGCCCCATACTGATCCAGGAGATGGTGACGTGTGTGGCTCAGCTGATCATGTTGGCACACGCTGGCCGCATCTCCCGCCTCCCGTCGCTTGACACCATTGAGGCCTGCATGAAGTTGTCCCCTCACATTGTGCAGGCACTCTGGGACTCCAAGAACCCACTCCTGCAGCTGCCACATGTCACCGAGGACTCCCTCAG GCATTTTGTCAGCAAGCGCCGGCCAGTGAAGACCATAGAGCAGCTCATTGCTCTGCCGGCCACTGAGCGGCGCCACGTGCTGCGCTCCCTGTCTGAGGAGGAGTTCAATGAGGTGATGATTGTGTGCCGTAGGATGCCCAAGATTGATATGGAGGTCAActatgaag tggtggatgatgatgacagtggaGTGTTCACTGCCGGTGCCATTGTCACCGTCACCGTCAATCTGCGCCGACAAACCATGGGGGAGGTGTACGAGCACAGCCTGCAGGAGGGGGAGCCCACTAaggtggagggagggcaggagaaggaggaggagccagctgCTACCACTGTG GCCAAGAAGTCTGGATGGAAGCCAAAGACACAaccaaagaaaggagggaagtctAAGGCTAAAGCTCAGCcacagaagaagaagcagcaacagcaacagcagcagcagcagcaacagcagcattccaacaagaaggaagaagaaggtcaagagaaga CAGGTGGGGGCCAGCAAGTGGAGCGAGTGGAGGCtgtggtggaagagaagggagagcagGTGACGGATGATGATGAGTCTGCCTCACATTCGGATGAGTCGCAGGCGGAGGAAGCCGACACAGAGTCCCACAAGGATGAGAAG CAGGCGACTGCGCTGGATGATGACGCAGAGTGGGAGAGATTCCAGAAGGGCCTGACCAAGAGGGAGAAGGCTCTGGAGGGGAAGTCAAAGATGTCCCACACTGTACACTGCCCCTTCTTCCCTGAGGACAAGCAGGAGTACTGGTGGACCTATGTGTGTGATAGGAAAAAGCACATGCTGGTTACTGCTCCATatcag aTCACCAACCTCGTAGACCAAGAAGAGGTTCAGCTCAAGTTCACAGCACCACCACGGCCAGGCATATACTCCTACCAGGTCTGCCTTCGGTCTGACTCTTACCTAGGCTTAGACCAAACCCAGGATATTAAGCTGGATGTCAAGGAGGCAAGGGAGATCCCCACTGAACACCCGCAGTGGGAGACTTCcagtgacgaggaggaagaggatgagaatgaggTGGCCAGAGATGAGGGTGATGATTCCGAGTACACTACTGATGATGAGGTGACGGATGACAGTGGAGAAGAATGA
- the LOC123510049 gene encoding translocation protein SEC63 homolog isoform X3, translating into MAGMRFQYDESGSTFFYFLTSFLGLVLLPCTFYFWPDGAKEEERDNCEVFQRKQARLKKPEKWKGLRKTTQRILIIIGWVLMAILVYKLQQFDYEYANFDPYDILGVSMSSSLVDIKKAYRKQSLIYHPDKPTGDERKFMRLNKAYRALTDEDAKRNFDRYGNPDGPGAMHFGIALPSWIVEKENSLWVLGLYGLVFMIALPTVVAIWWYRSSKFSNDQVLLDTTQLYYYFFHKTPHMVFKRALMVLAASLEFEKGHNPEIVERPTDNIELPQLIKQLPNLGEKNKERPLCFAYSMKARSLLHAHLSRMRLPAETLDQDRLYIVKCCPILIQEMVTCVAQLIMLAHAGRISRLPSLDTIEACMKLSPHIVQALWDSKNPLLQLPHVTEDSLRHFVSKRRPVKTIEQLIALPATERRHVLRSLSEEEFNEVMIVCRRMPKIDMEVNYEVVDDDDSGVFTAGAIVTVTVNLRRQTMGEVYEHSLQEGEPTKVEGGQEKEEEPAATTVAKKSGWKPKTQPKKGGKSKAKAQPQKKKQQQQQQQQQQQQHSNKKEEEGQEKSKKHKIAGGGQQVERVEAVVEEKGEQVTDDDESASHSDESQAEEADTESHKDEKATALDDDAEWERFQKGLTKREKALEGKSKMSHTVHCPFFPEDKQEYWWTYVCDRKKHMLVTAPYQITNLVDQEEVQLKFTAPPRPGIYSYQVCLRSDSYLGLDQTQDIKLDVKEAREIPTEHPQWETSSDEEEEDENEVARDEGDDSEYTTDDEVTDDSGEE; encoded by the exons ATGGCTGGAATGCGGTTTCAGTATGACGAGTCTGGCTCAacgtttttctactttttaaccAGCTTTCTGGGCCTGGTGCTCCTCCCCTGCACGTTTTACTTCTGGCCTGATGGCGCCAAGGAAG aggagagagacaacTGTGAAGTGTTCCAGAGAAAACAGGCAAGACTCAAGAAACCGGAGAAATGGAAAGGTCTCCGCAAAACCACACA ACGAATACTCATCATCATTGGTTGGGTGCTGATGGCCATTCTGGTGTACAAGCTGCAGCAGTTTGACTATGAATACGCCAACTTTGACCCTTATGACATCCTAGGGGTCAGCATG aGTTCCTCCTTAGTGGACATCAAGAAGGCATACCGTAAGCAGTCCCTCATATACCATCCTGACAAGCCAACAGGAGATGAACGCAAGTTTATGAGGCTGAACAAAG CATATCGAGCTCTGACTGACGAGGATGCCAAGAGGAACTTTGATCGCTATGGCAATCCTGATGGTCCGGGGGCAATGCACTTTGGTATAGCACTTCCCTCTTGGATTGTGGAGAAGGAGAATTCTCTGTGGGTGCTTGGCCTCTACGGACTTGTCTTCATGATTGCACTGCCCACTGTGGTTGCCATCTGGTGGTACCGTTCCTCAAAGTTCTCCAATGATCAG GTGCTTCTGGACACAACACAGctgtactactacttcttccacAAGACCCCTCACATGGTGTTCAAACGTGCCCTCATGGTGCTAGCTGCCTCCTTGGAGTTTGAGAAGGGACACAACCCGGAGATTGTG GAAAGACCAACAGACAATATAGAACTGCCACAGCTTATCAAACAACTGCCCAACCTCggggagaagaacaaggagcGGCCGCTGTGCTTTGCTTATTCCATGAAGGCGCGCTCCCTCCTACATGCTCACCTGTCCCGAATGAGGCTCCCAGCTGAAACTCTCGACCAGGACCGCCTCTACATTGTCAA GTGCTGCCCCATACTGATCCAGGAGATGGTGACGTGTGTGGCTCAGCTGATCATGTTGGCACACGCTGGCCGCATCTCCCGCCTCCCGTCGCTTGACACCATTGAGGCCTGCATGAAGTTGTCCCCTCACATTGTGCAGGCACTCTGGGACTCCAAGAACCCACTCCTGCAGCTGCCACATGTCACCGAGGACTCCCTCAG GCATTTTGTCAGCAAGCGCCGGCCAGTGAAGACCATAGAGCAGCTCATTGCTCTGCCGGCCACTGAGCGGCGCCACGTGCTGCGCTCCCTGTCTGAGGAGGAGTTCAATGAGGTGATGATTGTGTGCCGTAGGATGCCCAAGATTGATATGGAGGTCAActatgaag tggtggatgatgatgacagtggaGTGTTCACTGCCGGTGCCATTGTCACCGTCACCGTCAATCTGCGCCGACAAACCATGGGGGAGGTGTACGAGCACAGCCTGCAGGAGGGGGAGCCCACTAaggtggagggagggcaggagaaggaggaggagccagctgCTACCACTGTG GCCAAGAAGTCTGGATGGAAGCCAAAGACACAaccaaagaaaggagggaagtctAAGGCTAAAGCTCAGCcacagaagaagaagcagcaacagcaacagcagcagcagcagcaacagcagcattccaacaagaaggaagaagaaggtcaagagaagagtaagaaacacaaaattg CAGGTGGGGGCCAGCAAGTGGAGCGAGTGGAGGCtgtggtggaagagaagggagagcagGTGACGGATGATGATGAGTCTGCCTCACATTCGGATGAGTCGCAGGCGGAGGAAGCCGACACAGAGTCCCACAAGGATGAGAAG GCGACTGCGCTGGATGATGACGCAGAGTGGGAGAGATTCCAGAAGGGCCTGACCAAGAGGGAGAAGGCTCTGGAGGGGAAGTCAAAGATGTCCCACACTGTACACTGCCCCTTCTTCCCTGAGGACAAGCAGGAGTACTGGTGGACCTATGTGTGTGATAGGAAAAAGCACATGCTGGTTACTGCTCCATatcag aTCACCAACCTCGTAGACCAAGAAGAGGTTCAGCTCAAGTTCACAGCACCACCACGGCCAGGCATATACTCCTACCAGGTCTGCCTTCGGTCTGACTCTTACCTAGGCTTAGACCAAACCCAGGATATTAAGCTGGATGTCAAGGAGGCAAGGGAGATCCCCACTGAACACCCGCAGTGGGAGACTTCcagtgacgaggaggaagaggatgagaatgaggTGGCCAGAGATGAGGGTGATGATTCCGAGTACACTACTGATGATGAGGTGACGGATGACAGTGGAGAAGAATGA
- the LOC123510049 gene encoding translocation protein SEC63 homolog isoform X1 encodes MAGMRFQYDESGSTFFYFLTSFLGLVLLPCTFYFWPDGAKEEERDNCEVFQRKQARLKKPEKWKGLRKTTQRILIIIGWVLMAILVYKLQQFDYEYANFDPYDILGVSMSSSLVDIKKAYRKQSLIYHPDKPTGDERKFMRLNKAYRALTDEDAKRNFDRYGNPDGPGAMHFGIALPSWIVEKENSLWVLGLYGLVFMIALPTVVAIWWYRSSKFSNDQVLLDTTQLYYYFFHKTPHMVFKRALMVLAASLEFEKGHNPEIVERPTDNIELPQLIKQLPNLGEKNKERPLCFAYSMKARSLLHAHLSRMRLPAETLDQDRLYIVKCCPILIQEMVTCVAQLIMLAHAGRISRLPSLDTIEACMKLSPHIVQALWDSKNPLLQLPHVTEDSLRHFVSKRRPVKTIEQLIALPATERRHVLRSLSEEEFNEVMIVCRRMPKIDMEVNYEVVDDDDSGVFTAGAIVTVTVNLRRQTMGEVYEHSLQEGEPTKVEGGQEKEEEPAATTVAKKSGWKPKTQPKKGGKSKAKAQPQKKKQQQQQQQQQQQQHSNKKEEEGQEKSKKHKIAGGGQQVERVEAVVEEKGEQVTDDDESASHSDESQAEEADTESHKDEKQATALDDDAEWERFQKGLTKREKALEGKSKMSHTVHCPFFPEDKQEYWWTYVCDRKKHMLVTAPYQITNLVDQEEVQLKFTAPPRPGIYSYQVCLRSDSYLGLDQTQDIKLDVKEAREIPTEHPQWETSSDEEEEDENEVARDEGDDSEYTTDDEVTDDSGEE; translated from the exons ATGGCTGGAATGCGGTTTCAGTATGACGAGTCTGGCTCAacgtttttctactttttaaccAGCTTTCTGGGCCTGGTGCTCCTCCCCTGCACGTTTTACTTCTGGCCTGATGGCGCCAAGGAAG aggagagagacaacTGTGAAGTGTTCCAGAGAAAACAGGCAAGACTCAAGAAACCGGAGAAATGGAAAGGTCTCCGCAAAACCACACA ACGAATACTCATCATCATTGGTTGGGTGCTGATGGCCATTCTGGTGTACAAGCTGCAGCAGTTTGACTATGAATACGCCAACTTTGACCCTTATGACATCCTAGGGGTCAGCATG aGTTCCTCCTTAGTGGACATCAAGAAGGCATACCGTAAGCAGTCCCTCATATACCATCCTGACAAGCCAACAGGAGATGAACGCAAGTTTATGAGGCTGAACAAAG CATATCGAGCTCTGACTGACGAGGATGCCAAGAGGAACTTTGATCGCTATGGCAATCCTGATGGTCCGGGGGCAATGCACTTTGGTATAGCACTTCCCTCTTGGATTGTGGAGAAGGAGAATTCTCTGTGGGTGCTTGGCCTCTACGGACTTGTCTTCATGATTGCACTGCCCACTGTGGTTGCCATCTGGTGGTACCGTTCCTCAAAGTTCTCCAATGATCAG GTGCTTCTGGACACAACACAGctgtactactacttcttccacAAGACCCCTCACATGGTGTTCAAACGTGCCCTCATGGTGCTAGCTGCCTCCTTGGAGTTTGAGAAGGGACACAACCCGGAGATTGTG GAAAGACCAACAGACAATATAGAACTGCCACAGCTTATCAAACAACTGCCCAACCTCggggagaagaacaaggagcGGCCGCTGTGCTTTGCTTATTCCATGAAGGCGCGCTCCCTCCTACATGCTCACCTGTCCCGAATGAGGCTCCCAGCTGAAACTCTCGACCAGGACCGCCTCTACATTGTCAA GTGCTGCCCCATACTGATCCAGGAGATGGTGACGTGTGTGGCTCAGCTGATCATGTTGGCACACGCTGGCCGCATCTCCCGCCTCCCGTCGCTTGACACCATTGAGGCCTGCATGAAGTTGTCCCCTCACATTGTGCAGGCACTCTGGGACTCCAAGAACCCACTCCTGCAGCTGCCACATGTCACCGAGGACTCCCTCAG GCATTTTGTCAGCAAGCGCCGGCCAGTGAAGACCATAGAGCAGCTCATTGCTCTGCCGGCCACTGAGCGGCGCCACGTGCTGCGCTCCCTGTCTGAGGAGGAGTTCAATGAGGTGATGATTGTGTGCCGTAGGATGCCCAAGATTGATATGGAGGTCAActatgaag tggtggatgatgatgacagtggaGTGTTCACTGCCGGTGCCATTGTCACCGTCACCGTCAATCTGCGCCGACAAACCATGGGGGAGGTGTACGAGCACAGCCTGCAGGAGGGGGAGCCCACTAaggtggagggagggcaggagaaggaggaggagccagctgCTACCACTGTG GCCAAGAAGTCTGGATGGAAGCCAAAGACACAaccaaagaaaggagggaagtctAAGGCTAAAGCTCAGCcacagaagaagaagcagcaacagcaacagcagcagcagcagcaacagcagcattccaacaagaaggaagaagaaggtcaagagaagagtaagaaacacaaaattg CAGGTGGGGGCCAGCAAGTGGAGCGAGTGGAGGCtgtggtggaagagaagggagagcagGTGACGGATGATGATGAGTCTGCCTCACATTCGGATGAGTCGCAGGCGGAGGAAGCCGACACAGAGTCCCACAAGGATGAGAAG CAGGCGACTGCGCTGGATGATGACGCAGAGTGGGAGAGATTCCAGAAGGGCCTGACCAAGAGGGAGAAGGCTCTGGAGGGGAAGTCAAAGATGTCCCACACTGTACACTGCCCCTTCTTCCCTGAGGACAAGCAGGAGTACTGGTGGACCTATGTGTGTGATAGGAAAAAGCACATGCTGGTTACTGCTCCATatcag aTCACCAACCTCGTAGACCAAGAAGAGGTTCAGCTCAAGTTCACAGCACCACCACGGCCAGGCATATACTCCTACCAGGTCTGCCTTCGGTCTGACTCTTACCTAGGCTTAGACCAAACCCAGGATATTAAGCTGGATGTCAAGGAGGCAAGGGAGATCCCCACTGAACACCCGCAGTGGGAGACTTCcagtgacgaggaggaagaggatgagaatgaggTGGCCAGAGATGAGGGTGATGATTCCGAGTACACTACTGATGATGAGGTGACGGATGACAGTGGAGAAGAATGA